In Maridesulfovibrio sp., the genomic stretch CAAATCTGAAAAGCCCAGCATGCTTGAGTGCTTCATTGACGTTTGTAAAAACGAACTGTTGACACACTCCAAGTGGAAAGAGTGCGGCGAAACCGATGAAGCTGACGAGCAGAAGTTCAACGGCCACCGTTTCATCATGCTTGCATTTATCTGCTTGATGGTAGTTACCGGTGTGGTTGCTGCAACCCACTGGGGTGGAAAGCTGATTCCTTTCCTTGGTCACATAGGCCACACTCCCATGCCGCTGTGGCACCCGATCAAGATTCTGGCCAACGTCGGCGCAGTACTGCTGGTTTACTCACTGGTTCTGCTCACCAAACGTCGCCTGAATCAGGACCAGGGCGTACACGGTTCCAGCTACTATGACTGGTATCTGCTCGGCCTGATCTGGACTATCGGCGTAACCGGTATCATGTGCGAACTTTTGCGTCTCCTCGGAGTAGCAGTACTCGCATACCCCATGTACTACGTGCACCTGATCGCCGTATTCATGATGTTTGTCTATCTGCCGTGGTCCAAACTAGGACACCTCGTCTACAGGACTGCAGCTTTAACTTATGCAAGATACATTGGCCGTCTGCCTATGCCGGTCCGTGAAGAAAAGACTTTTACTCTGTAATAGAGCAAGGAGGAACTAACCATGTCTGAAGCACGCAAAACTTTCCCTATGAGCACATTTGTGTCTTACATTAAGGGTGGCGAAAGCAACAACTCTGTTCAGGAACTTCTGGGCTACATGACTCAGAAAGACATCGATGTAGAATTCGAACCTTTTGCAGCAGCTCTTGCAAAAGCATGGATCTACGAACAGCATCCCGAACTGGCTAAAATGAAAACAGGTCAGGTTACCGGTCTTGGCGACAACGTTTCTGTTGGCGCTCTTCCCGGCGATGTTATGATTCAGGTTGATGCTATTTTCAATAAACTTGCTGAATACCGTTCCACTATCTCTGAGCAGGCTGCCAAAGTTCAGGATCTGGAAACTAAACTTGCTGCAGCTGAAGGCAAACTCGGTGAAACCGAAAAAGCTATGGCTGAATACAAAGGCAAATGTGAAGCTTTCGAAGCTGCTGGTAAAGACGAAGGCGACAAAGTCATCGTTACTTCCCAGGAAAAAGTTGAAGAGTACATTGGCAAAGTTGATGAACTCCTCAAGATGATCGAAGACGTTAAGAAGCACGGTGTTGTAACCGTAGCTGCCGGTGCTGTTGCCGGTGGCGCAGCTCCTGCTGCTGAAGCTGCTGCCGGTGCACCCGAAACCGGTGGTGCTCCTGCTGAAGACTTCGGCTTCGGTTCCGACCCCTTCGGTGATGACAGCTGGTAGGCCGATTAAGGTCGCTTAGCTTCTTCAATGAAGTATTTAGCCCCCTGTTCGCACTGCGGACAGGGGGCTTTTTCTGCGGCACCTGTACATCAGAATGCAATTTATCATCTAGAGTCATGTCCAGCGGAAGTTTTGGTAAAGATACTTATGCTGTAAAAGATATGACTGTCGAATAAAGTTAAGATTTTTCACGACTGAATTCAATGGGACTTACGTCAATAAAGCGTAAGTCCTTTTTTTATTCAATTGGTAACTGAATAAAAAATTTTTAATAAATTTACATAAGTGAGAACTTACTTAACGTTGATACAAATTGTTTGTAATGTGTTGACGTAAAATATGGGAATTAAATTCACGAAAAATGATGTTTTGGCGATTATATTTCCCCGTTTTGCTATGTTGAAATCATTTGGAGCAAAATTAGCCAAATATGGAAAATAGTGCTAAATCTATAGACAATTTTGTAAGCAAAAAAAGACTTTTATTAAGAGTGATTATATGTATGATTGAATGTGAATTAGGCACTGTGCGCACTAATGTTAGGTAAAATGACTGGAATGCAGAATTTAGCAAAAAATGCATCTTGATGTTCTTTGATCATATAATCAACAGTATTGTATTGCAGTATGTTTAATGTTGATTATGCAATCAAGAGTATGTTGTGTATACAGGTTAAACAATTCTTTTGCGAATATTAATTCTTTAGATCGAGCTAGTAAGGAATAAAAATCGTGTTCTGTCTTGATCTTAAGAAGAAAATTGTGTATAGGTATGTCCAATATGGCAGAACTTCATTTACACGACGTGAGCGTCCGCTTTGGTGGACTACAGGCTTTGGCAGAGGTTAATTTCTCTCTCATGCCGGGAGAGATTGTGGGGCTGATCGGTCCCAACGGCGCAGGCAAAACCACTGTCTTCAACGTGATAACCGGAGTTTATTCTGCGTCCGGCGGCCACGTTGAGTACAACGGTGAAAAACTTACCGGTCTCAAGCCCTATCAGGTCTTGCATAAAGGTATTGCCAGAACCTTCCAGAATATTCGTCTATTCCAGAATATGACCACCCTTGAAAATGTTATGGTTGCTCAGCATTCCCGCTCTTCTTGCGGAATATTCGGTGCAATTTTTCGTACTCCTGCCCAGAAAAGGGAAGAGGCACGCATCAAGGAAAAGGCCATGGAGGAACTGCGTTTCGCAGAGCTGGATGAATATGCTGATGAGGTCGCGTCCAGTCTTCCTTACGGCCATCAACGCAGGCTTGAAATCGCGAGGGCGCTGGCTTCTGAGCCTAGCTCAATCCTTCTCGATGAACCGGCTGCAGGGCTGAACCCCGCTGAAAGTGCGGAGTTAATGGAAACTATCCGTAAAATCTCTGAAAGAAATATCAATGTGCTTATGGTCGAGCATGACATGAAAGTTGTCATGGGGATCTGTCAGCGCTTGGTGGTTCTTGATCACGGAGTAATGATTGCAAAGGGGAACCCTGAAGAAATTCAGAAAAATCCTGCTGTAATTGAGGCATATCTGGGTAATTAACTTTATTTACTTTAGGGAGGCTCATTCTATGAAACGTTCTATCATCACAGTTGTGCTTGCAGCAGCAGTTCTTATGCTTTGCGCAGGTATGGTGTCCGCTAAAACCCTTAAACTCGGAACAATGGGACCACTGACCGGGCCTTACGCTGCGGACGGTAACGACATCAAAAACGGTGTACTTACCGCGGTAGAAGTAGTTAAAGCCAATGGTGGAATTCCCGGTTTTGATGAAATTGTGGTGCTGCCGCAGGATACTGCATGTGAACCTCGTCAGGCTGTTGCAACAGCAAACAAGCTGATCAACGAAGAGGCTAATGCTGTTGTAGGCTCTTACTGCTCCAGTGCAACTCTTCCCGCATCTGAAGTCCTTGATGAGGAATCAATCATCATGATAACCCCGGCCTCCACCAATGAAAAAGTTACTTCCCGCGGACTGCCGTACATGTTTCGCATGTGTGGCCGTGATGATGATCAGGGTTCCATAGCCCTGAAATTTATGCAGGACCAGATTGGTGCTAAGTCCGTATACATCGTCGATGATAAAACCGCATATTCTCAGGGACTCGCTGACGGTGTTGAAAAGATGTGCAAGGATGCAGGGATCAATGTCCTCGGTCACGAGCATGTTAACCAGGGTGACAAAGACTTTTCCGCTATCCTGACCAAGGTCAAGAACAGCAACCCTGATGTATTCTATATGTCCATGCAGAACTCCGCCACCGGCGCCCTGATGCTTATTCAGGCTGAACGTATGGGTATCAAGGCTGTTCGTCTTGCGCAGGATGCAGTATATCATCCGCAGCTGATCGAGATTGCTAAAGACGCTGCTGAAAATGTGTACCTGACTTTCGGTTACATCGATAGCGAAGCACCTGCCTACAAAGAATTTTATGCCCAGTACCAGCCCAAATATGGTGAGCCCGGTGCATACTCAGGTTATGCTTACGACTCCGCAATGGCATATTTTAAAGCCCTCAAGGCTGCTGGTTCTACTGATCCTGAAAAAGTTAAAGCTGAACTCATGAAGCTTGATTACGATGGTGCAACAAAGCACATCAAGTTCAGACCCAACGGAGACTCCGGCTCCAACTACATTATCCGTAAGGTTGAAAACGGCAAGTTCATCAACTACTGGAACCCCGCAACTGGTAAGCTCTACTAGAAGTCAAATTATGTCGGCCCCTGTCTCCAGCAGGCAGGGGCCATTACGTCAGCCCCCCGGAAATCCATGGAATATTTTTTTCAGCAACTCATCAACGGTGTTACCCTAGGCAGTGTTTATGCATTGATTGCTCTGGGCTACACCATGGTGTACGGCATCATTCAGCTTATCAACTTTGCCCACGGCGAGTTTTTTGCAGCTGGCGGATATGTCGGTGTAATCTTCATGAGCTATCTGCTTTCGCAAGGTGCTCCGGCATGGGTCTGCCTATCCGGGTCACTCATTCTGGCAATGGCCTATTGCGCAATGCTGGCAATGGCCGTTGAGAAAGTAGCCTATAAACCACTTCGCAATTCATCCAGACTCTCGGTGCTTCTCTCGGCACTGGGTATGTCCATTTTTTTGCAGAACGGACTCATGCTTACACAGGGAGTTTATGACCGGGCTTATCCTACAGAATTGACACAGGGTGGATTCGAGTTTGGAAATGTCATGCTTTCCTATATGCAGCTGTTCATTGTCAGCCTGACAGCCTTTCTATTGGTCGCGCTTAACTTCCTCGTGTTCAAGACCCGCATGGGTAAAGCCATGCGTTCCACGGCTCAGGATAAAATTATGTCCGCGCTGGTGGGTATCAATTCGAACCGCATCATCAGTCTGACTTTTGCTATTGGTGCCGGACTGGCCGCTGCCGCCGGTATTATGGTCGGTCTTTATTACGGCTCGGTTCGTTACGATATGGGTTTTGTGCCTGGCATCAAAGCCTTTGCAGCTGCCGTACTCGGCGGTATCGGTAACATTACCGGTGCAATGATAGGCGGGTTTATTATCGGCATGGTTGAGATTTTTGCGGCGGGATACATTTCCGGTGAATACAAAGATGTGTTCGCATTCCTGATTCTTATAGGAGTGCTTTATTTCAGACCTTCAGGAATTATGGGAGAGAACGTTGACGATACCAGAGTTTAAAAAACACTGGACTTCTTTAGGCGTTGGGATGATCTGGCTGTTCGTCCTGCTTTGGCCTCTACTTGGGGTTAAGCCTGAAGGATTGGAAGTGGCGACAACATTTTCGGTTTGGTGGAAAATTGCCGTGGGCTGTTCATTTGTCCTCGTGCTTTACCAAATGAACAGCATAGGCGTCTTTGGTTTTATCACCAAGCCGGCCTGTGCGGCTGTGGGCGGTGTAAAAAAAGCGACTTCAACTCTGCCTTTCGCAGTATGGGCTTTCGCTGTTTTGGCATTTGCCATTGCCTATCCCCATTTGTTCGGACGGTATGCGCAGGATGTCGCTATCAACTGCATGATTTATATTTGTCTGGGCCTTGGCTTGAATATTGTTGTCGGCCTGGCCGGAATGCTTGATCTTGGTTACATCGCCTTTTACGGGCTGGGTGCATACACCTATGCCTTGCTTTCTGTTTCCTATAAGCTTGCTTTCTGGATTTGTCTGCCGCTCAGTGCTGCCGTTGCCGGACTTGGTGCTTGTCTTATTGGTTACTGCTCCATGCGGATGCGTGGTGACTATCTGGCTATTGTTACGCTCGGCTTTGCTGAGATCGTGCGTATGGTTCTCAATAACTGGATGACACTCACAAATGGCCCTAACGGTATAACCGGTATCAAAGCTCCGGGACTGTACTGGTTTGACTTTGCAAACGGTTTCACTCTTGAACACCTTTGGCTGAAGAAACTTTCTCTGGTTTATTACGTTATTCTAGCGCTTGTTGTTTTTACCATTATCGCAGTTTACCGTTTGAATCATTCCCGCATCGGACGAGCTTGGGAAGCTATCCGTGAGGATGAGACCGCTGCAGAGGTTATGGGTATCCCAACTTTTTATATGAAACTGCTGGCTTATTGTTCCGGTGCCTGCTTTGGCGGCATGGCCGGTGCTTTTTACGCT encodes the following:
- the qmoC gene encoding quinone-interacting membrane-bound oxidoreductase complex subunit QmoC, with amino-acid sequence MEKDIRIKPDLQFIKELQEVGGESLKKCYQCATCSVACPLSPADNPYPRKEMVWAQWGLKDKLVNDIDIWLCHNCGTCSDLCPRGARPADLLAGLRNMAYQKMVTPSIIGKWMASPKHLPKLIAIPAAIYLVIWFIMAGVRGSFFPLKDGEIVYGYLFPGDFTIDPIFMIAFGFMVWTFYKGVKNLIASFANQPKVFAVGDKSEKPSMLECFIDVCKNELLTHSKWKECGETDEADEQKFNGHRFIMLAFICLMVVTGVVAATHWGGKLIPFLGHIGHTPMPLWHPIKILANVGAVLLVYSLVLLTKRRLNQDQGVHGSSYYDWYLLGLIWTIGVTGIMCELLRLLGVAVLAYPMYYVHLIAVFMMFVYLPWSKLGHLVYRTAALTYARYIGRLPMPVREEKTFTL
- a CDS encoding branched-chain amino acid ABC transporter substrate-binding protein, giving the protein MKRSIITVVLAAAVLMLCAGMVSAKTLKLGTMGPLTGPYAADGNDIKNGVLTAVEVVKANGGIPGFDEIVVLPQDTACEPRQAVATANKLINEEANAVVGSYCSSATLPASEVLDEESIIMITPASTNEKVTSRGLPYMFRMCGRDDDQGSIALKFMQDQIGAKSVYIVDDKTAYSQGLADGVEKMCKDAGINVLGHEHVNQGDKDFSAILTKVKNSNPDVFYMSMQNSATGALMLIQAERMGIKAVRLAQDAVYHPQLIEIAKDAAENVYLTFGYIDSEAPAYKEFYAQYQPKYGEPGAYSGYAYDSAMAYFKALKAAGSTDPEKVKAELMKLDYDGATKHIKFRPNGDSGSNYIIRKVENGKFINYWNPATGKLY
- a CDS encoding ABC transporter ATP-binding protein, translating into MAELHLHDVSVRFGGLQALAEVNFSLMPGEIVGLIGPNGAGKTTVFNVITGVYSASGGHVEYNGEKLTGLKPYQVLHKGIARTFQNIRLFQNMTTLENVMVAQHSRSSCGIFGAIFRTPAQKREEARIKEKAMEELRFAELDEYADEVASSLPYGHQRRLEIARALASEPSSILLDEPAAGLNPAESAELMETIRKISERNINVLMVEHDMKVVMGICQRLVVLDHGVMIAKGNPEEIQKNPAVIEAYLGN
- a CDS encoding branched-chain amino acid ABC transporter permease; translated protein: MEYFFQQLINGVTLGSVYALIALGYTMVYGIIQLINFAHGEFFAAGGYVGVIFMSYLLSQGAPAWVCLSGSLILAMAYCAMLAMAVEKVAYKPLRNSSRLSVLLSALGMSIFLQNGLMLTQGVYDRAYPTELTQGGFEFGNVMLSYMQLFIVSLTAFLLVALNFLVFKTRMGKAMRSTAQDKIMSALVGINSNRIISLTFAIGAGLAAAAGIMVGLYYGSVRYDMGFVPGIKAFAAAVLGGIGNITGAMIGGFIIGMVEIFAAGYISGEYKDVFAFLILIGVLYFRPSGIMGENVDDTRV
- a CDS encoding branched-chain amino acid ABC transporter permease codes for the protein MIWLFVLLWPLLGVKPEGLEVATTFSVWWKIAVGCSFVLVLYQMNSIGVFGFITKPACAAVGGVKKATSTLPFAVWAFAVLAFAIAYPHLFGRYAQDVAINCMIYICLGLGLNIVVGLAGMLDLGYIAFYGLGAYTYALLSVSYKLAFWICLPLSAAVAGLGACLIGYCSMRMRGDYLAIVTLGFAEIVRMVLNNWMTLTNGPNGITGIKAPGLYWFDFANGFTLEHLWLKKLSLVYYVILALVVFTIIAVYRLNHSRIGRAWEAIREDETAAEVMGIPTFYMKLLAYCSGACFGGMAGAFYAARMRFVSPESFTFLESAMVLSMVVLGGMGSIPGVILGALALIALPEIFRDFELYRMLVFGGVMTLMMLFRPQGLLPPKRRMKAGKD